From Vairimorpha necatrix chromosome 9, complete sequence, one genomic window encodes:
- a CDS encoding putative SP-containing protein yields MNNKNKLLIFVCTFSMSLMFFLYWHYFMSTNTITITDQHINKLNIDSAIDALQSRGKGYTRDQYKSILIALGIYSNVRSKMIENELPIKKIIIDNFMLSLNNFVFSRKNGIEECLESKDESYKFVKEYLNLLITPSERINLPNDFKEYTWEPFALLKKKVEEKYKDVIETINKTMLAVTINDINKDMSACEVVWGSLFTYLSKVI; encoded by the coding sequence ATgaacaataaaaacaagttattaatatttgtctGCACATTCAGCATGTCACTGATGTTTTTTCTATACTGGCACTATTTTATGTCTACCAATACAATAACAATAACTGATCAACACATCAATAAACTCAATATTGACAGTGCAATTGATGCTTTACAATCACGGGGAAAAGGATACACCAGAGATCAATACAAAAGCATATTAATAGCACTTGGAATATATTCTAACGTGAGAAGTAAAATGATAGAAAACGAATTaccaataaaaaagataataattgataattttatgttGTCGCTGaataattttgtattttcaAGGAAGAATGGAATTGAAGAATGTCTTGAAAGTAAAGATGAATCATATAAGTTTGTTAaggaatatttaaatttactaaTAACGCCTTCTGAGAGAATAAACCTTCCTAATGATTTCAAAGAATATACTTGGGAACCATTTGcactattaaaaaagaaagtcgaagaaaaatataaagatgtTATAGAAACTATAAACAAAACTATGCTGGCGGTAACTATAAAcgatataaataaagacatgAGTGCTTGTGAAGTAGTGTGGGGAAGTTTATTTACATATTTATCAAAagtaatttaa
- a CDS encoding mortality factor 4/mrg-like protein — MVLPKIEVNQYVVFKNNEEWQEGRILDYTNTKQKLIYKILSFKYYTEVELHDHVLVSSSENIKKISKYNLESEILNNTVIKDIIQYDSVQKSKGLRYSSKEYPLSKIIVKFSRHLVDNKIHLSGDEINMSIEGIYDIIREMEYNVSNKNISNKDNVFNKDNVSNKDIVYSKDNVPYKNLDIYNKDVDSNLVNNINKSTFRQNIDPNIDEEGFILGLKVCYLTMKYFLKHETSLDVKNTVYSFCLYFLDYLIINSEIYYTKTEYI; from the coding sequence aTGGTTCTTCCCAAAATTGAAGTTAATCAATACGTTGTTTTCAAAAACAATGAAGAATGGCAAGAAGGCCGTATTCTCGACTACACAAatacaaaacaaaaactCATTTACAAAATCCTTTCTTTCAAGTACTACACTGAGGTCGAGTTACATGACCATGTACTGGTCTCCTCGTCTGAGAATATTAAGAAGATTAGTAAATACAATTTAGAAtcagaaatattaaacaatACTGTTATTAAAGATATAATACAGTATGATAGTGTACAGAAGAGTAAGGGGTTAAGGTATAGTAGTAAGGAGTATCCTTTGAGTAAGATAATAGTTAAGTTTAGTAGACATTTGGTTGATAATAAGATACACCTTAGTGGTGATGAGATAAATATGAGTATAGAAGGGatttatgatattataaGAGAGATGGAATATAATGTCtcgaataaaaatatctctaataaagataatgtttttaataaagataatGTCTCTAATAAAGATATTGTCTATAGTAAAGATAATGTCCCCTATAAAAATCtagatatatataataaagatGTAGATAGCAATTtggtaaataatattaataaaagcACTTTTAGACAGAATATTGATCCTAATATCGACGAAGAAGGTTTCATTTTAGGACTTAAAGTCTGTTACCTCACTATGAAATATTTCCTTAAACATGAGACATCTCTAGATGTCAAGAACACTGTCTACTCATTCTGCTTATATTTCTTAGactatttaataataaactcagaaatttattataccAAGACAGAATATATTTAG
- a CDS encoding putative SP-containing protein, with amino-acid sequence MPHSFMGKKINILVCLILLSLPVILYLFFFTGKGNYEDLTDKNIDNLNAKVKYVYYIGKLNINETLIVLEDRYQNFSKKQNENILMALRVYSDVRSNWFDTHENVELFSINMSFLDKFMSSLHEYMFSKENGINEIYSGRNWNLKLIETLLQLLFTIDGTEKFDIYNDEFYNGLFATLKSKAENNWDEKIRKLLHQCTIKVVYKGEEKTVNIGDHVWGCIFAILKYFQNL; translated from the coding sequence atGCCTCATTCATTTATgggcaaaaaaattaatattttggtCTGTTTAATATTACTGAGTTTACCAGTAAtcttatatttattcttttttactGGTAAAGGTAATTATGAAGATCTTactgataaaaatattgataatCTTAATGCTAAAGTTAAGTATGTCTATTACATCGGTAAGCTTAATATTAATGAAACATTGATAGTATTGGAAGACCGATATCagaatttttctaaaaaacaaaatgaaaatatattgatgGCCCTGCGTGTATATTCTGATGTAAGAAGTAATTGGTTTGATACACATGAAAACGTGGAACTATTTTCAATAAACATGAGTTTTTTAGACAAATTTATGTCTTCTTTACATGAATATATGTTTTCTAAGGAAAATGGgataaatgaaatttatagtGGCCGTAATTGGAATTTGAAACTAATTGAAACATTATTACAGTTGTTATTTACAATTGATGGTACAGAAAAGTTTGATATATACAATGATGAATTCTATAATGGACTATTTGCtacattaaaaagtaaaGCGGAAAATAATTGGGACGAAAAGATCAGAAAATTACTGCATCAATGTACAATAAAGGTTGTATATAAAGGAGAAGAAAAAACAGTAAATATTGGGGACCATGTTTGGGGGTGTATCTTCgctattttaaaatactttcAGAACTTGTAA
- a CDS encoding putative SP-containing protein, giving the protein MSRKIIVVVGLLTLSSAAIILLLSCSQKIGVAVITDQYIGKLNIDDAVKELAARFPGHTQEQYKLTLIALRIYSDVRTSWLRDDEANTNFCMDKNVVDNFLSSLGKDIFLKENGIKECFSSSRDVRFECINRLFYLLFQNDDIHKLVGSMWKYHKEPFASLKRFVEKKWDEDFILRLHEYKIKHVCKGKERDVGVDDYVWGVLFAFLSLLNVKNTAKFFNFES; this is encoded by the coding sequence ATGAgtagaaaaattattgttgTTGTAGGATTGTTAACATTAAGTTCTGCGGCAATCATACTTTTATTATCATGCTCTCAAAAGATCGGCGTTGCTGTCATAACTGACCAGTATATTGGGAAACTGAATATCGACGATGCAGTGAAAGAATTAGCAGCTAGATTTCCCGGACACACTCAAGAGCAATATAAACTTACATTAATAGCGCTAAGAATATATTCTGACGTAAGAACTAGCTGGCTACGTGATGACGAGGCAAACACAAATTTCTGTATGGATAAAAATGTagttgataattttttgtcttCGCTGGgcaaagatatttttttgaaagaaAATGGAATAAAAGAATGTTTTAGTAGCAGTAGAGATGTTCGTTTCGAATGTATCAAtcgattattttatttattatttcaaaaCGACGATATTCACAAACTAGTTGGTTCAATGTGGAAATATCATAAAGAACCATTTGCATCATTGAAAAGATttgtagaaaaaaaatgggacgaagattttatattaagaCTTCacgaatataaaataaaacatgtGTGTAAAGGAAAAGAACGAGATGTGGGAGTCGATGATTACGTTTGGGGAGTTTTATTTGCGTTTTTAAGCTTACttaatgttaaaaatactgcaaagttttttaattttgaaagttaa
- a CDS encoding putative glucose-induced degradation protein 8: MEKHKEIKLVLKKIIQDHLHFSCSETTFTLLNNKEDKEVLNDMSTRRNLIFFIKNNESHNAFLYMKDFLSCEDELFVKLAKLSFIDFISNDKVQEGIEFAKKYFTNLSDKPLLSLVGYEKSSCEEFKKISESVNREEIMSRVNSYVFKKYTSRGESLLHSTIAYYNTLQNNSE; the protein is encoded by the coding sequence ATGGAAAAACACAAAGAAATCAAACTAGTCTTAAAAAAGATCATCCAAGATCATCTTCATTTCTCTTGTTCAGAAACCACTTTTACTCTTCTTAACAACAAAGAAGATAAAGAGGTATTAAACGACATGTCAACAAGGCGGaacttaatattttttataaaaaacaacgAGTCCCATAACGCCTTCCTATACATGAAAGATTTTCTGTCATGTGAAGACGAGCTATTTGTTAAATTGGCTAAGTTGTCGTTTATAGACTTCATATCTAATGACAAAGTACAAGAAGGAATTGAATTCGccaaaaagtattttacaAATCTGAGTGATAAACCTTTATTGTCACTTGTTGGATATGAAAAATCAAGTTGtgaagaatttaaaaaaataagtgaAAGTGTAAATAGAGAGGAAATTATGAGTAGAGTTAATTCTTATGTGTTTAAAAAGTATACTAGTAGAGGAGAATCATTGTTACATAGTACTATAGCGTATTATAATactttacaaaataatagtGAATAA